Below is a window of Leishmania major strain Friedlin complete genome, chromosome 29 DNA.
gATGCCGCACGCGACGCAAGCTGCACCaacctctcctccttcggTCGCTGGGTCGCCATTTCGCGCGCTAACTTCTGAGCgaaggcggtgcagcgatCGGACAAGATACCGACGACTGCGGTCGCCAATGTGAAGGACACAGCTGACGGGACGAGGGGAAGTCGCAGCATCCACCACGACACGCCAAACGCTAACGCGAAACAATGCTCATTCGACGCCAAACGCTGCCGTGGTGTCAGTCGCCACACCCGTGCGACTACAGACGAGAACGCAACGACGCCAGATCCATCAAGGACACTGGCAATCGTGTACATCAGCTGGGCGGCAACGAGCACACAAAGGCCCAGCTTGGAGATGCGCAAGCGCCATTCAAGAATGTCGGTGAGACTTGCCTTTTTCCCCTTGCGCGTATCCACGATAAGCAGAAAACCATGTACGTAGTACTCCATGAAGAGCGCCGTGAAGACGACGCGCAGCGACTGCACAACGAAGCTGTGCGTCCCGAGCAGCACAAGGCCTCGCCGCGTGCCCGCAGCCATCTCGAAGAagggggcggaggagagcgatGAGGCAGAGGGAAGGTGCGCAGGGCGCGAGAGGGACTCGTGAGCCCGTCTCGCCGCCTGCAGGTCCGCCGCGAGAGAGTGAGGGACCAGCGGACGAAAAAGATTCGTGTCCTCCACTTTAGAGGCCAAGATGCTGCCGGTCCGTGCAAGTGTGTGCACCTGAGTCTATCACGGTCTCCTGCCGCATAAGCTGATGGCACCCCCTCCCTGAGCACGCAGCCGACAGCGAAAGATGCGAGGAAGACTTTACGCCAGAGACAAGGAGAAGGTGGCCAACAAGATCGCACGAGAGGCGGGAGTCCAACAGTGTAGCGAGGCAGCGACAGAAAGATGCATCCATATACCTGCACATACGATGCGCAAATGAGGCAACTCCGCGGCGGCCCGAGGCACGGGCACcccacacgtacacgcgcacggATATCAACAGCAAAAAAATTATGTACGTGCACGCATGTGGAGGCCTACGGGACCCCGGCGGACTGTTAGGAGACACGAGCGTGTGGGCAATGAGAAGAGCCTGAGAAAGCGAggcaaggaggagcagcagagaCACGTTgcagagagggaagggagaaggcggGGTAAGAGGTGCACGACACAGTGAGAGTGTCGCACTCGCGCAGATGTTGTTGGGCCTCGAAAAAGTGgatcccctcccccgtgcCAAGCGCCTCATGGAAAGAAAGAGCAACAAGGAAGCGGGAGAGCACTTGAAAATGGAGGAATGTAAAGCAGGCCGGATGGGCCTGGGACCTCCCacctttgtgtgtgtgtgtgtgtgtgtttagcAGCCTTTGAGCACACCAAGGCACACCTACGAGCGCACAAGCacgaagagcagcggcatcgaggGCGCAGACACTCGGAGAGACGGACATCAACACAAGTAAAGgtatgcacacacgcagacacgcatgcATAGAGATGTGCATACCTGCATACACGCTCATGGTCACCTATATCCACATGTGGGCCTGCGTGTATcgatgtgtgtgtacactcgaaagagggggaggggaggggagggaaggggcgcAGCAGAACGAGCACACAGTGGCAGGGCGCACGCGATCAAGCAGACGCGCCGAAGTTTTCGTCTCTTCGGCCGCTGGCGAAGGCACCTCTGTGTGAACACCCTCGTTACTTCGCCAGCGTGAGAGACAAGAGAGAtagaagaggggggagaaggggttGCGCCGGGGGCCATACCCGGCTGGCATAGTGCGCGCCCATTATACAAGAGCGCTGAAACACGCATATgcctgtgcttgtgtggTGCCGAGATTGGTGAGCTACCCATCCTTTCAGCTCCCTGCCTCACCGGGTGGAAACgcgaagaggggggggggtcagaTGGGTGGATCCTGCTCTGGAGACACAGACAGTAGAAATAGCGAAGGCGTCGTGAAGTCCCTGGTGCCGCTCCTCAAATGGACTTGAGACGAGACGTAGCAATGACTGGTGGAATAACGATCGTGCTGGCACagaacaacgaaaagaaaaaacttcatcgccccccccccacctccctccgATCTCGTCGCACCGTCATGTCCCCGCGAACAGCGTGCAGCGACTAACGATGAGGACGAGCAAAGGACAGGGATCGTGTGTCATTTCTTCCGCAAGGACGGGTGAACACTTCCTTGCTGGCTCAGCTGGAggtgaggagagagcgcgcgagcTCATCGTCAGCATTCCGTGTCCAAGGCACGTCTTCAACATAGCGCCGGTGCACATGTCTGTCAACGAGCGTGGCGAGAAGAAACACATGAACATACACCATGCCACAGGAAGACGCAGGCTCAGAACAGAAGATTgtccgcagcagccgcggctgttCTTGCCTTGGGAACACTGTCAACGTGCACCTCTGCGTAAAGAGGGAAGCCGACATAACGAAAAGCGaagacggcgccgacgtCCCCAGCGCCcacagaggcacacacacacacacaccatcgTGTGCGGGCTGCGGGATCAGTCTTCGTCTGTCTTTGTGCTCTGGCACCCAGAACACGATAACGGAGTGAGCATCCTGCACGAGCGCGTGGTGCAGGCCGCCTGAGCATCGCCCTAACTTACCTTTTTTTCGTATCGACAGATCCAAATCCACCGACCCCCGCCTGGCAGACTGGATCGTGCGAGAGGCACGCGGGTGTTTGAAGCGGCGGAAGTTGGGAAGGCTCTACACACATGAGTCCCTCACGCAAAACTTCCTCTGTTTTGCCCATTGCTGCTGCTAAGTGGGTGATTGCCTGGACATCTAGCCGCGCCCCATATTTTAGCTGCAACGGCCAGcttggggggagggaggggatggtCGTGCCCTTGTCCGGGGCCAAGTTCCCCGAAGCGCCTTAATTCCCTCGGGTGACTCGTTGACGGCGATGCCGAGAATTCATGAACGTTTGGCAGCGTGTGGCCTACCCCGTTGGGTCTTGGGGGGGAAGCTAGGGCGTGGTGCTGTGCTCGAACGGCCCCCAACGCAGGTTGCTGGAAGCAGCACAGGCGTCATGGAATCGTTTGGACCGTTTTAGGCCTGGCTGGTCGCATCATGACCTCCTTTAGGACCCCCCAATCTGCGCCAGACGGTGGACCACTGCTTTGCGTACCGAGGCCAGCCCCCGGCCCGCGCCGACGTCCCTGAGCACACCCCGGCCACCCCACATTATTCTTGACAGCTGCGAGGTCGTTGCACACAGTCTGCTTGCTCGTCCGCTGGCCCGGTCGGTGCGCCCGCGTCAAACCGTCCTGCCTGCTGAGGCGGGATGCCACCGGGTACGGGCCTCACGAGGTGGCTAGCCCTGGGCCCTCCTCTGTAGGTCAGACACCCACCCGGTACGTGTGGCGACCGATTCGGAGTCTCGCTGCCCATCAAACTGCTGCCGTTctgccgtgcgctgctgACCATTCCGGTGATTCCTTGGGGTGCATGGGTTTCGTCCGATCAGCATACAGCGGCAGGGGGGTTATGAGCGCGCTGTGCAGCGGTTGTGTGCCGGGACACGATTGGTGGTCGCGCTTCAGGTCCTCCTGCCCGCCGCCCGTGATCAGGAAAGGCGAGGAGGTCGTCCCCGGCCCTCCGTGGAGACGTCTGTTCGGTTTTTGCTGTGACGGAAGAGTCCACGTAGCCCGTGCACGGAAGCCTCGCCTCCCCaggcccctcccctttcgccATGTCCCTGTGGAAGACCGGGGCGCAAGCGGCATGGGTGCCGTCGTGGGGAGCCGTCATATCGCTTCATCTGATGCGGCTGCGAATGCATAGTTCAACATGAGAAGCCCCCACAGTCAGCGCTGAAGCGTTGTTGTGCCACACACGTGACCGAAGGTCAGAAGCCGCTGTGCCGCAATGCTCGAGAAGGTCTTGCGTACGGCCCGCCCCCACGATGAcgggcggaggcgaagccgAAAAGTACGCAGTCGTGCTGTGCTCCAGGTCGTGCTCCATGCTGGGATGCCGGCTAGTCAGCGATGTCGCGTGTGCAGGGGTATGTAGCAGCCGCTTCTCTCCGCAGTGCCGGActtggcggtgcagccctcCCCCGGTCAGGTCGTCCGTGAGCGTGGCCAGTCGTCTGCAGGTGCAACACAGCTGCACTGGCATGCAGTCTagcagaggaaaaggcaGCTCCATGGCGTGTCGTCCTCCCGCGTGGCAAGCTTCCACCCCTGTGAGCATCTCATTGTCGTGTCCCTCTCCGGGCCACCCGCTGGGCAGCCCTGTCTTCCGAGCTTTTTGAAGGTTCTCGCGActggtgctgctcctcggcgcgAAGAGAACGGCCAGGATTTTCTTCAGTCCGTtagtgcctctgctgcctaGTCCGCTCTTCACCTCTCAAGCAGTGCAAGAGGGCGTCTGGATTCGCCTGCTGCCGGACTCGGTGCACCCAGCATGCTTGACAGCGGTGGTCTCTGTcggggggtggtggtgactgCTGAAGTGATGCGCCTAAAACACTCCCTCCGTTGAGCTGGCGCGTCTTctgcagaaagagaggggaggagtgAGTGCACGGAAcgagaggtgtgcgtgtgtgtgtactgcAGCTGTCATGCTGCggaagcagaggagaggatAGACCCGAGAGGTCATGCAGGCAAGGAGAGGGCGGTTTGTTGGATCATGAGACCGCACACATCACGCCCCTGTCCCTGGGCCCTCAGGAGACGGCATGATGCGGGTGTTCTCGACGGCGGTCACTTGCTCAGTCTGTAAACAAGCCCAGCAGCGTGATTGAGCGACCTCTGACTTATCGCCTCACCACTCCACGGAGATTTTGAAGCGCGAGAAGGCAGAGACGCGGGTTAACGGGGCGCGGGCAGCCCCCCACGACACGTTGTTGTTTTAGTTTGCCACGAGGTGTGCGGTGTTACTGTTGTCTTCCTCTTTCGCTCCCTTCTCGCCGTTAGTGCTTATCGTACATGGCCAGGACCGGGCAGGCGGAGAAGCATGCGGGGCAGTGGGCGCGAAACAGCGGCTGATTTCATCCGCTGATGCAGCAGACCGGGgaagcaacgaaaaagaggggggCAGTGAAGGAGGAGACGTACCAATCTAGCCATAGGTAGGCGGACGCATCCTGTGAGGGGGGACTATCGCATGCATAGTAGTCCGCTCAGTGAAGAAAGTAAAAGGGGAGAGCAAACAGAGACAAATAGGAAGCACAACCGAGGGACGCAGGAGGGAGCAACGGTGCAGCGCATGGGGTGTGTGTACAGCACCCGAGAGAAGACATCCAAACAAGCGGGAAGAGAAATGGGAACGTacaaaaaaagagggcaAGTCTGGAGACGGTCAGTGAGGGCGGTGGAGTGAGCTGAAAAGGGATGAGGGAAGatgagagaagggggaagggagggggaacaCGAGCCTATACTCCCATAAAGAACGACGAAATGGCCCTCTGTCTTTTTGGGCGCTGCTGTCCTTAGGGTACAGCCGAtgcgcgccgcagctggAGGACGGGTGGCCTGccaaaggaggaggggacgaGAAGGGACGGCagtgagggggagaggcgaaCGCTTGCTGACGTTGTAATGTCGTCACAGTTCGAGTGTCTAagcctcttcttccctcaCTCCTTCCTGTGCTGgttttctctccctctccccctcgctccTTCCCCGAGTGCGCCTGCAGTAAAGTGCACCGTCcgcggagggagagaagtACGTGCTCACGCTTTCAGTGCGTGGCACCCTCACCGAACAAAGAAGAGAAGATGCGGGTCGTCTactcgtcatcctcgtcctTGCATTCGTGAGACAGAGCCCTCTTGAACATGGCACCCTCGTCCGCATATACGGCCTTGCGCATCTTGCGGAATTCTTtttgatgctgctgctgagctaGCTCGCCGGTCGAGGTGCCCTCCGCCAGCATCGGCCGCCCAGACTTCGCGATTGGGGCTACTGGTCGATCAGAGAAGTCCCCGGCTATCTGCTCCTTGATCTCTTTCACCTTGGCGTTCACAGCGGGGTCCCATTTGAGCAAcccctcttcctcggccTCCAAGTCGTCACCATCGGCGTACGAGTACGGCGTCTTCGGCTCCGTGATGTGTATCGTCACGGGGTGCTGTCGCTGGTACTCGGCGTTCGCCTCCAGGTTCTTCTCATCCCACTCCACGTGCTTCAAGCGAGACATCAATAACTGAAGAAAGAGCGGTACGTGTGTAACGGCGTACTGCGTGAGTGAGCGATGGGGGATGCTTAGCGCGCCAGGAAGTGCAAGTGCGCCTCGCCACAATGAGACACCGCTTCAgcagagaaaacaaaacaagggAGGCCAATGCTAGGAAGAAGAGCACTAACACACGAGCAGACGATGATCTGGGCAATGTTTAGGAGAGGCGGTGATGACACGCACAAAGACGCAGACATGCACGCATGGATCAGGACAGAACAGGGAATAGGACAGGATGTAGTTGTAGCGGTGAGCCTTCATGAGAGACAGTGTAGCGCGCTCCGCCACTCCAGATatgcacgcatacgcacacaagcaGGTGACACCCGCGTTCGTGGAGATGAAGAGAGCGGTCTCGCACACTTGCAAGGAGTGCGAgcgggggggagggggggggggggggggcacagaTCATTGGGATGACTGCAGCTCACGCTCTGGTACATGCTCGAGCGGAGGTGGGCGAGTGCGCGACACTCAACTGCCCCCGTCGACCCTACCCGCGCGCCTTTGACTCGCATCCTCTCGTGTTTGATTACTCCTCGCATCTCACCGTCAAAGTGTATCCGCTTACCAACG
It encodes the following:
- a CDS encoding conserved hypothetical protein (previous protein_id=AAZ09468.1) — translated: MSRLKHVEWDEKNLEANAEYQRQHPVTIHITEPKTPYSYADGDDLEAEEEGLLKWDPAVNAKVKEIKEQIAGDFSDRPVAPIAKSGRPMLAEGTSTGELAQQQHQKEFRKMRKAVYADEGAMFKRALSHECKDEDDE